The genomic DNA CTGTCGAGTGGTCCGGAGTGACGGGTTCGCGGGTCCGGAGTTTAGCGACCAGATCGAGTCGGTGCCGGGCTCCGTCGGGCGGGTCGGGGAGCAATTCCGTTTCGAGCCATTCGACTTCGGAGAGGTCGAAGCGGTCGGTCCACTCGGCGAAGAACAGGCGGAGGAAGTCGGCAAAGAACAGGCGGATGAGTGCCTTGAACCGCTGGTCGTGGTCGTCGGGGATCAAACCAGGCGGTGTCATCCGATTGCTCCGGGAGAGCGTTCGTCGCGGAGTTAACGATTTGTGTTTGGGCCGCCGGCTTCGTTCTACTCCCCCGGTCGACCACCGGCACTCGGCCGGGGTCGTTTCCATCAGTCCTCGCGGAAAGGTCCATGCGACCAACTTAAGAAACGCCCTTTCGATCAGCTGCGCCACGGACCAGGAATTTTCCGATTTTCTAAAAAGTACGTACCCCCTACACGACGACCGTTGCAGGAAGTTATTGAGAGGGTACCTTCGGGGCGACCGGGATGTGGGTTTGCCCATGCCGCTACCGGAACTCGTACCCAATCTGAAAGGCGATCCGGCCGTCGGGGAGCCGGCGGATGTTGGTGATGTGGACCGGCAACCCGCCGCCGTGCGGCGACCGGCTCGACGGGGTCGTGTCGGGGGTGAACGCGGCGTTCGCCGTACTCGGGTACGGCACGCTTGTCAGGTGCGAGGTCGGGCCGGCCGGGCCCTCGACGCCGTGCGACTCTTTCAGCACGGGGCGCCCGTCCGCCACCCGCCAGATCAACAATCCTTCGCCCGGCAGGTCGGAGTCGAAGCCCGTCTTTCGGCGGTTTTCTAGCAGAATGTATTCGCTACCGTCCGGGCGGACCAGCAGTTTGAGGCACTCCCGCGTTTCCTCGATCGGGGCGAGGATGAGCTTCTGTCTGACCGACGGGTCGATGACCGTCGGCTTCACCCACCCCAGCTTCTCCTTGCACCACGCCGACAGGTGCTGCGGCCGGGCCGTCTCAAAGGTATTCGACATAGCGCACCACGCGCCCAGCCCCTCCGATCCGATGTTTTCCGGCCGGGCCGCCAGGTCGGGCAAACCGAGTAACTCACCGAACGGCTTCACGAACGTGCCGATCGACGTCAGGGTCGGCCCCCCCTCGGGACCGATCACGTAGTGGTACCGCTTCGACTTGACGGTAACAACCCCGGTGTGCGGGTAGTAGACCGCGCCGCGGTTGGTCCGGTAGCGGTCGCCCGCGTAAACGAACGCCAGCGCGTCGAATCCGTCCAGCGCCTTCTCGCCGTCCCGGGCGATCAGCTTTTCGAGCGCGTCCACCAGGACAGCCGTCTTGTTGCTCGTCCCCGACCCCTGGATGTAATCGCCCCGCTTCTTCGCCACCGCCACCCAGTCGAAGACCCGCCCCTCCAGGCGTAGCGCGGCCCCGGACTGCTCCCGGAAGTAATCGGCCAGACTGCCGCGGACCTCACGGCCGGTCGCGTCCTTCCCGGTGTAGGTCGCCTGACTAAAGAACGTCCGGTCGAGTTCGCCCGGCGTGATCTTCGCGTTATGCGTCGTTTCGGCGAACTCGACGCAGACGACCGCCAGCCGCAGCGCCGGTCCGGTCAAGACGATGGGGCCGGGGGCGGCGGACCGGCCCGCGTCGGCGGCCAGGGTTGCTTTGAGTTCTTGCGGCTTGCCGCCCTCGCGGGTGACCCCGAACGTGAGTGTGTCGCCGGCTCTTTTCTCGGCGACGATCTCGGCCAGCCGGGACGTCCGAGACATCTCCTGGCCGTCGAGCGAAATGACCACGTCGCCGACCGTCAGCCCGGCCAGGGCGGCCGGGGAGTTCGCCGCGACCGACTCGACGACGATTCCCTTCCCCATCTTTTCGGTGAGCGTGACGCCGACCTGGGGGCGGGCCGGCCTCCCGGCCTGCATCGGCCGGCTTGCCGCGACCAGTTTGGCGGACAGGTCCGACGGCTTGCCGTCGCGGACCACGCCGATGGCGACCGCGTCGCCGGGGCTGTGGACGAGGAGCCATTCGCGGAAGGCTTGCGGCGTTTTCACCGCATGCCCGCCGATCTTGTCGATCATGTCCCCCTTCTTGAGGCCGGCGGTCGCGGCCGGCGACTCGGGCTGGACCTCTTCGACGACCAGCCGGCCGTCGCTGCCCCGGCCGACGGACGCGCCGAGGTAAGCGGTGTGTCCCTCGCGTCGCCCCGCGGCGGGAGCCGCTTTCGATACCGTCGCCTCGGCGACGGGACGGTAGCCCGACAGGTCGCCGGTCTGGGCGGGGACTTGCTGGGCGCCGCCGAACGGAGCCGAAGCGGTCAGAAGGCCGATGCCGAGGGCGAACCCCGCCAGGCGCGTGCCAGTCACAGGTGATCTCCGGTGTTCGGTAGAAGTAACTCGGTCGGACGGCGTCACTGGTATTCGTAGCCGATCTGTAGGGCGATCCGGCCGCCCTCAAGGCGGCGGATGTTGGTGATGTACACCGACAGACCGTCGCCCAGCTGGGACCGGCTCGATGGCGTGGTGAGCGGCGTGAACGAGTCGTTCGCCGGGCTCGGGAACGGGACGGCGGAGAGGAACGACCGCGGGCCGGCCGGACCCTCGACGCCGTGCGATTCCTCCAGCTGCGGGCGGCCACCCACCACTCGCCAGATCAATAGTCCCGCGGCCGGCAGGCTTTCGTCGAACCCCGTCTTCCGGCGGTTCTCCAACAGGAAGTATTCACTCCCGTCGGCCCGGACGGGGATCTTCAGGCACTCGCGTGTCTCCTCAATCGAAGCGAGGATGAGTTTCTGCTTCACCGACGGGTCGACGACCGTCGGCTTGATCCACCCGAGTTTTTCCTTGCACCACGCCGAGAAGTGCTGCGGCCGACCGTTGCCCGCCTGATTGGCCATCGCGCACCAGATCCCAGCCCCCTCCATCCCGGGGTTCTCCGGCCGGGCGTACAGGTCGGGTAGACCGAGCATGTGGCCGAACTCGTGGCAAAAGACGCTGATGTTGCCCATTCGGGCGCCGCCCTCGGGGCAGATGAAGTACGGCCACCGCTTGCCGCCGAAGTTGACGCTCGCTCGGTGCGGCCAGTAGAGGCTGCCGCGGGCGGCCTGGAACCGCTCACCGGCATAGATGAAGAAGACGCCGTCGAAGTCCTTCAACACGTCCTTTCCGTCGCGGGCCATCAGTTTTTCCATCGCCTCGGTGAGCAGGGCCATCCGTGGCCCGGTGTCGTATGCCGCCCGCTTTTTGCTCACTTCGACATACTCGAACGCCTTGCCCTCGACCTTGAGGTGGCCGTAGGACTGTTCCTGGTAGTAATCCTGCATGCTGCCGAAGGCGAGTTGCCCGGTCGCGGTCTTCTTGTACCCGGTCCCGAACATGGCCTCCTGCCAGGCCTTGGGCGTGATCGTCGGGTTGTGCTTCACGTCCGGGTATTCGACGCCGATGATGGCGACCTTGTACCCCGCCTTGGTCCAGTAGGCGCCGGCCCGGTTATTCCACCCGGCGCCGCGGGACGACTCGGCGGCCTCGGCGGCGAGGGACACCCGCAGTTCGACGCGCTTCTCGGCGAGCAGCATGGTCAGGGTGACGGCATCGCCGGGCCGCTTCGCGGCCAGGGCGGTTTTCAGCGATTCCGGGCTGGTCAGATCCGCCTGGTCGACCGCCAGCAAGACTTCCCCCACCTTAATGTGGGCCCGGGCAGCCGGCGACCCGGAGGCCACCTCGGCGACCGTCACCCCGTTCCCGTCTTTCGCCACCGCGACCTGGAGGCCGAGCGTCGCCCGAAGGCGGCTGTCCGGTATGGGCCGGCTCAGGGCGTCGACGGTCGCGGTCACCTCGACCGGCTTGTCGCCGCGGAGCAAACTGAGACGGGTCCGGTCGCCCGGGTATTTGTCCGCCAGTAAGTCGCGGATTGCGTCCTCCCCATTCACCTCCCGGCCGCCGATTTTCAAAAGCACGTCGCCCGCCTTGACCCCGGCTTTCGCCGCCGGCGAGTCGACGGCTACCTCGGCGACGGTCAACCGCCCCTTGGCATCGGTCGCGAAGGCCAGACCAAGGAATACGGGCTCGGCACTCGATTCGGACGTGTGGAACCGGCCCGTGGCGGCCGTAATCGCCTTGTCGAGAGTGACGTACCCCGCAAGATCCGGTTCGGCGCCGATCCCCGCACCGGCTGAGTACGCGGCCAAGGCGACGACCGCGACGAAACGGCGTGAGACAAACACGGATCGGCCTCCGAAATGTGAAATCAGGTTGCCATCCAGCCCGGGCGGGGGAGATCGTCGTGGGCGGTGGGCAGTTGCGAGGATGAAAGTATCGCAGACTGCCCCGGGAAAACATCTGAAAAAGTGGTGAGTGCGCCGTCACGTCGTCAAAAAGTGCGTCTGGAATACCTCACGATCGGTCAGCTGACCGGATTCGAACACAACCGCGCAGACAAAGAATTATTGCTCAACAGGAAACAGGAATTCCGCGTCTCGAATTTTCTTTTCGCGCGGCGGTTTCCGCATCTTCTTCGTTACTTCACATTTGACTGGACATGTGCCGCCCGGCAAGCGACGTTGAATCATCGGAGCGATCCGTCTTCGGGTGAGCGAGTCTGACTGTTTGCGTCCGGGCAGGTCCGACGCGAAAGGGTTGGACGAAACGCCTGGAGCAGATCGCACCATGTGTCGCGCGTTTCTCAGATCAAGATTGGATGAAGGAGCCGCCGGGATGCTGAAGTTTTCTGACCCCGCGAAGGACGGCGTGGTTGTTCCCACGATTGGAGGTCGCGCGCCGGCGGCCGTGTTGTTGGAGTCTCCGTCGCTGTTCGGGGGTGCCGGGGACGACGATGCGACCGCGTATGAGGTGAAGTTTGTGCTGACCGAAGGGCAGGCGGCTGAAGTCGCGGCGCGGGTGAACGGCAAACTCTTCCTCGACCCCTTCGCCGACCCGGCGATGGGCCACGCGTACCTGACGACGAGCGTCTACACCGACACGCCGGCGTTCGACGTGTTCCGCCGCACCGAAGGGTACGACCGGGACAAGTTCCGCGTCCGTCGATACGGCGCCGACGGTCCGGTGTTCGTCGAGCGGAAAGCCAAGAATGGCGAGAAGGTCCGAAAGCACCGTGAGCGAATCGACGTGACGGCGGTGGCCGATTTCTCCGCGCCGGTGTGTTCCGGCGAGCGGGCGGGCGGATGGTTCCACCGCCAGCTCCGCGAAAAGTTGCTGAAGCCGGTGTGCCGGATCACCTACGAGCGGGTCGCCTTCCTCGGCACCGCGGACGGCACGACGGCCCGTCTGACGTTCGACCGCAACATCCGCGGGGCCCTGACAACGGACTGGGTGCCGAACGCGGTCGAGACCGCGGCCCCCCTACTGGCAAACCGGGTGGTGTGCGAGTTCAAATTCCGCACCGCGATGCCGGCCCTGTTCCGGGGCATCGTCGCGGACCTCAAACTGGCGCCGGCCTCATTCTCGAAGTACCGGGTGTTCGTGAAGTCCGCGGGGTTGTCCGGCGGCCTCCCGACCGCAGAAGCTGAGGGGAGCCGGGCGGATGGCTAAGCACGTGGGTGAGGTTCTCGGGGCCGACGCGGGCTCCTCGGTTCTTGACGTTCACCCGCTCGAATGGACCGACGTGGCAATGCGGCTGGGGCTCGCGGCTGTGTTCGGGCTGGCGGCCGCGGCGGCGTACTTCCTCACGCAACGGAAGACGCGGGCCGAGGCGGCGTCGTTCGTCGCCACGATGGTCCTGCTCGCCGTCCTGCTGGGAATGGTCAGCATGGTGATCGGGACGAACATCGCCCGGGCGTTCGCGCTCGTCGGCGCGCTGTCGATCGTCCGGTTCCGCACGGTCGTGGAAGACACCCGCGACACCGCGTTCGTGATCTTCGCCGTGGTCGTCGGCATGGCCGCCGGGGCGGGCGCGTACCTAGTCGCGGCGGTCGGGATTCCGATCGTCGGGCTCATCGCGTGGGGGTTGGCCGTGTGGGGGCGGAGCGGGGGGCGGGTCATGGCCTCGGGCGAGCGGCCGTCGGCGGGCGAGCGGCCGTCGGTGCTGGTTCTCCGACTCGGGGCCGGGGTCGATCCGGCTTCCGGAGTGATCGGAGTTCTCGCGAAGCACGCGGGAGACATTCAACTGATCGCGGTGGCGACGGTCCGGCAAGGCACGGCTTTGGATCTGACGTACCTACTCCGGTTCCACGCGGGCGTTACCGCACCGGCATTGATTAGCGAACTGAACCGCACCGAAGGCGTTCAAGGCGTCGAGTGGAAGTTTGAAACGGGTGAGAAGAAATAACATCACCATTTCC from Fimbriiglobus ruber includes the following:
- a CDS encoding PDZ domain-containing protein — translated: MTGTRLAGFALGIGLLTASAPFGGAQQVPAQTGDLSGYRPVAEATVSKAAPAAGRREGHTAYLGASVGRGSDGRLVVEEVQPESPAATAGLKKGDMIDKIGGHAVKTPQAFREWLLVHSPGDAVAIGVVRDGKPSDLSAKLVAASRPMQAGRPARPQVGVTLTEKMGKGIVVESVAANSPAALAGLTVGDVVISLDGQEMSRTSRLAEIVAEKRAGDTLTFGVTREGGKPQELKATLAADAGRSAAPGPIVLTGPALRLAVVCVEFAETTHNAKITPGELDRTFFSQATYTGKDATGREVRGSLADYFREQSGAALRLEGRVFDWVAVAKKRGDYIQGSGTSNKTAVLVDALEKLIARDGEKALDGFDALAFVYAGDRYRTNRGAVYYPHTGVVTVKSKRYHYVIGPEGGPTLTSIGTFVKPFGELLGLPDLAARPENIGSEGLGAWCAMSNTFETARPQHLSAWCKEKLGWVKPTVIDPSVRQKLILAPIEETRECLKLLVRPDGSEYILLENRRKTGFDSDLPGEGLLIWRVADGRPVLKESHGVEGPAGPTSHLTSVPYPSTANAAFTPDTTPSSRSPHGGGLPVHITNIRRLPDGRIAFQIGYEFR
- a CDS encoding polyphosphate polymerase domain-containing protein; translation: MLKFSDPAKDGVVVPTIGGRAPAAVLLESPSLFGGAGDDDATAYEVKFVLTEGQAAEVAARVNGKLFLDPFADPAMGHAYLTTSVYTDTPAFDVFRRTEGYDRDKFRVRRYGADGPVFVERKAKNGEKVRKHRERIDVTAVADFSAPVCSGERAGGWFHRQLREKLLKPVCRITYERVAFLGTADGTTARLTFDRNIRGALTTDWVPNAVETAAPLLANRVVCEFKFRTAMPALFRGIVADLKLAPASFSKYRVFVKSAGLSGGLPTAEAEGSRADG
- a CDS encoding DUF4956 domain-containing protein, with translation MAKHVGEVLGADAGSSVLDVHPLEWTDVAMRLGLAAVFGLAAAAAYFLTQRKTRAEAASFVATMVLLAVLLGMVSMVIGTNIARAFALVGALSIVRFRTVVEDTRDTAFVIFAVVVGMAAGAGAYLVAAVGIPIVGLIAWGLAVWGRSGGRVMASGERPSAGERPSVLVLRLGAGVDPASGVIGVLAKHAGDIQLIAVATVRQGTALDLTYLLRFHAGVTAPALISELNRTEGVQGVEWKFETGEKK
- a CDS encoding M6 family metalloprotease domain-containing protein, producing the protein MFVSRRFVAVVALAAYSAGAGIGAEPDLAGYVTLDKAITAATGRFHTSESSAEPVFLGLAFATDAKGRLTVAEVAVDSPAAKAGVKAGDVLLKIGGREVNGEDAIRDLLADKYPGDRTRLSLLRGDKPVEVTATVDALSRPIPDSRLRATLGLQVAVAKDGNGVTVAEVASGSPAARAHIKVGEVLLAVDQADLTSPESLKTALAAKRPGDAVTLTMLLAEKRVELRVSLAAEAAESSRGAGWNNRAGAYWTKAGYKVAIIGVEYPDVKHNPTITPKAWQEAMFGTGYKKTATGQLAFGSMQDYYQEQSYGHLKVEGKAFEYVEVSKKRAAYDTGPRMALLTEAMEKLMARDGKDVLKDFDGVFFIYAGERFQAARGSLYWPHRASVNFGGKRWPYFICPEGGARMGNISVFCHEFGHMLGLPDLYARPENPGMEGAGIWCAMANQAGNGRPQHFSAWCKEKLGWIKPTVVDPSVKQKLILASIEETRECLKIPVRADGSEYFLLENRRKTGFDESLPAAGLLIWRVVGGRPQLEESHGVEGPAGPRSFLSAVPFPSPANDSFTPLTTPSSRSQLGDGLSVYITNIRRLEGGRIALQIGYEYQ